From one Suricata suricatta isolate VVHF042 chromosome 8, meerkat_22Aug2017_6uvM2_HiC, whole genome shotgun sequence genomic stretch:
- the TMEM238 gene encoding transmembrane protein 238: MELSRNAVRETRKRTGLGRCRHFFWLGVAFDTAGATVLFTGVFAHLVFSDLLLYLGSIIIFLSLLWWVFWYTGNIELPAEGSSKRPLHVLSSTLVEALSRTVGHRFSLPVCNVSGPLRRFQRRGGRRSFLRTAALDMTVTGQLQSRLEKEDRDKDATKSVREGGDAQDLRGEDLSPKPEPVGRSEGVGPPGPEAGLPGCVEGASSTHLGPPHFVASPPDRPRAPGGLPCGTLRVVPLTSASQPLAVQSSGSQPAAALASAGQPAASLAPGSPPAIILASESLSAVSSTSMKRPGLVLDSQGQSLVPVASQDHPVVPAFAQSNLQALLKASQSCPLVSASTQSTSKPH, translated from the coding sequence ATGGAGCTTTCAAGAAACGCGGTCCGGGAGACGCGGAAGCGGACGGGCCTCGGCCGGTGCAGGCACTTCTTCTGGCTGGGCGTCGCCTTCGACACGGCGGGCGCGACCGTGCTGTTCACCGGGGTCTTCGCGCACCTGGTCTTCTCCGACCTGCTGCTCTACCTGGGTTCCATCATCATCTTCCTCAGCCTGCTGTGGTGGGTCTTCTGGTACACCGGCAACATCGAACTGCCTGCCGAAGGGTCCTCGAAGCGGCCCTTGCACGTGCTCTCCTCCACCCTGGTGGAAGCGCTGAGCCGGACGGTCGGCCACCGCTTCTCCCTCCCCGTCTGCAACGTGTCCGGCCCCTTGAGGCGCTTCCAGCGGCGCGGCGGCCGCAGGAGTTTCCTTCGGACGGCTGCTTTGGATATGACCGTCACGGGCCAGCTCCAAAGCCGGCTGGAGAAGGAGGACCGGGACAAAGACGCCACGAAGAGTGTCCGGGAGGGCGGCGACGCGCAAGACCTGCGCGGAGAGGACCTGAGCCCCAAACCTGAACCGGTCGGAAGGTCCGAGGGAGTCGGGCCCCCAGGCCCCGAGGCCGGGCTACCTGGGTGTGTGGAAGGAGCGTCATCCACGCATCTGGGGCCACCGCACTTCGTTGCGTCTCCTCCGGACCGGCCTCGGGCGCCCGGCGGCCTCCCCTGCGGGACCCTGCGCGTAGTCCCCTTGACCTCCGCCTCCCAGCCTCTAGCTGTGCAGTCCTCGGGGAGCCAGCCTGCAGCGGCTCTTGCCTCTGCCGGCCAGCCTGCCGCCTCCTTGGCTCCTGGCAGTCCGCCTGCAATCATTCTGGCCTCTGAGAGTCTGTCTGCTGTCTCCTCGACCTCGATGAAGCGACCTGGCCTCGTCCTTGACTCTCAGGGCCAGTCCTTGGTGCCCGTGGCCTCTCAGGACCATCCCGTGGTGCCCGCGTTTGCACAGAGCAACCTCCAAGCCCTTCTGAAAGCCTCTCAAAGCTGCCCCCTGGTGTCTGCGTCCACACAGAGCACCTCCAAGCCGCACTAG